The following coding sequences are from one Neurospora crassa OR74A linkage group I, whole genome shotgun sequence window:
- a CDS encoding glucose-6-phosphate 1-dehydrogenase: MASDHHGAAVELKDNTVIVVLGASGDLAKKKTYPALFGLYRNQFLPKDIRIVGYARTKMDHDEYIRRIKSYIKTPTKESEQQLEEFCSICTYVSGQYDRDDSFLQLNKHLEELEQGRKENNRLFYMALPPSVFTIVSQHLKKCCYPSRGVARVIVEKPFGKDLASSRELQKSLEPDWKEEEIFRIDHYLGKEMVKNILILRFGNSFLGATWNRHHIDNVQITFKEPFGTEGRGGYFDEFGIIRDVMQNHLLQVLTLLAMERPISFSAEDIRDEKVRVLRAIPAIEPKNVIIGQYGKSLDGSKPAYKEDDTVPKDSRCPTFCALVAYIKNERWDGVPFIMKAGKALNEQKTEIRVQFKDVTSGIFKDIPRNELVMRIQPNESVYIKMNSKLPGLSMQTVVTELDLTYRRRFSDLKIPEAYESLILDCLKGDHSNFVRDDELDASWRIFTPLLHYLDDNKEIIPMEYPYGSRGPAVLDDFTASYGYKFSDAAGYQWPTTSAMGSGMKL, translated from the exons ATGGCATCTGATCACCATGGAGC TGCGGTAGAGCTCAAGGACAACACCGTCATCGTTGTCCTTGGCGCCTCTGGCGATCTCGCTAAGAAGAAGACC TATCCCGCGCTCTTCGGACTG TACCGCAACCAATTTTTGCCCAAGGACATCCGGATTGTGGGCTATGCCAGAACTAAAATGGACCACGACGAGTACATCCGCCGCATCAAGTCGTACATCAAGACTCCCACGAAGGAGAGCGAGCAGCAGCTTGAGGAGTTCTGCTCCATCTGCACATACGTTTCCGGCCAGTACGATCGCGACGACTCCTTCCTGCAGCTCAACAAGCATTTGGAGGAACTGGagcaaggaaggaaagagaacaACCGACTCTTCTACATGGCTCTGCCTCCCAGCGTTTTCACCATTGTTTCACAGCATCTCAAGAAGTGTTGCTACCCCTCCAGGGGCGTTGCCCGTGTTATT GTCGAGAAACCCTTTGGCAAGGACTTGGCAAGCTCTCGAGAACTGCAGAAGTCTCTTGAGCCCGActggaaggaagaggagatctTCCGTATCGACCATTATCTAGGCAAGGAGATGGTGAAGAACATTCTCATTCTGCGTTTCGGCAACTCCTTCCTTGGCGCTACCTGGAACAGGCATCACATCGACAACGTCCAAATTACATTCAAGGAACCCTTCGGCACCGAGGGCCGTGGTGGCTACTTCGACGAGTTCGGCATCATCCGCGATGTGATGCAGAACCATCTGTTGCAGGTCCTTACGTTGCTTGCCATGGAACGCCCCATCTCTTTCTCCGCTGAAGATATCCGTGATGAGAAGGTGCGGGTCCTCCGCGCCATTCCGGCAATCGAGCCCAAGAATGTCATCATTGGACAGTACGGCAAGTCGCTTGACGGAAGCAAGCCTGCTTACAAGGAAGACGATACGGTCCCCAAGGATTCCCGCTGCCCCACTTTCTGTGCGCTAGTTGCGTACATCAAGAACGAGCGTTGGGATGGTGTACCTTTCATCATGAAGGCAGGCAAGGCCTTGAACGAGCAGAAGACCGAGATCCGCGTGCAGTTCAAGGACGTCACATCGGGCATTTTCAAGGACATTCCTCGCAACGAACTCGTTATGCGCATTCAGCCCAACGAAAGTGTCTACATCAAGATGAACTCTAAGCTTCCCGGCCTGAGCATGCAGACTGTTGTCACCGAGCTTGACCTCACCTACAGGAGACGCTTCTCCGACCTCAAGATCCCCGAAGCTTACGAGTCCCTTATTCTCGACTGCTTGAAGGGTGACCATTCCAACTTTGTCCGTGACGATGAGCTCGATGCCAGCTGGAGAATCTTTACCCCTTTGCTCCACTATCTCGATGATAATAAGGAAATCATCCCGATGGAGTATCCTTATG GTTCTCGCGGCCCGGCTGTTTTGGATGACTTTACGGCTTCGTACGGGTACAAATTCAGCGATGCTGCGGGCTACCAGTGGCCCACAACCTCCGCCATGGGGTCGGGCATGAAGTTGTAG